A region of Arabidopsis thaliana chromosome 5, partial sequence DNA encodes the following proteins:
- a CDS encoding hyccin (LOCATED IN: chloroplast; EXPRESSED IN: 14 plant structures; EXPRESSED DURING: 8 growth stages; CONTAINS InterPro DOMAIN/s: Hyccin (InterPro:IPR018619); BEST Arabidopsis thaliana protein match is: unknown protein (TAIR:AT5G64090.1); Has 206 Blast hits to 206 proteins in 60 species: Archae - 0; Bacteria - 0; Metazoa - 145; Fungi - 0; Plants - 50; Viruses - 0; Other Eukaryotes - 11 (source: NCBI BLink).): MSDSSSSHDSPPSPAITGDSETTVTNNESESNTKCQTAIQSLSTIVTNTNIPSTITILLDDEAVSTAISSLLLRPDSGAGDNNLCRWLYDTFQSAEPSLQLLVLRFVPLIAGLYLSRVPLRQPQAGFEAVLLALYAHETTSRAGQAITVNIPDLSYPSIYHESKGLTRNNNSTCLNIAVISSTLDPHGTVRSTRRARIVGVALELYYSKISKMPRESKLNFCESCEKWAGQNGETEQSSRAVIPTLSDDSWREEENVAIGGRSERDSGRIPLPWELLQPILRILGHCLLGLKMEDRELSEAANKACQSLYLRSLHDINPKAILATGSLLRLREMALDPKNQIDHTELSNDTVLSV; this comes from the coding sequence ATGTCTGATTCTTCCTCAAGCCATGACTCACCACCTTCTCCGGCGATCACCGGAGATTCAGAAACCACAGTGACCAACAACGAATCAGAATCCAACACAAAATGTCAAACAGCAATCCAATCCTTATCCACGATCgtcacaaacacaaacatccCTTCCACAATAACCATCCTCCTCGACGATGAAGCCGTCTCCACCGCGATCTCCTCTCTCCTCCTACGTCCCGATTCAGGCGCCGGAGATAACAACCTCTGCCGTTGGCTCTACGACACATTCCAATCCGCGGAACCATCGCTTCAGCTTCTCGTCCTCCGATTCGTTCCTTTAATCGCTGGTCTCTACCTCTCTCGTGTCCCTCTCCGTCAACCACAAGCCGGATTCGAAGCCGTTTTACTCGCTCTCTACGCGCACGAAACAACCTCACGTGCCGGTCAAGCAATAACCGTCAACATTCCAGATCTCTCATATCCAAGCATTTACCATGAATCCAAAGGTCTCACAAGGAACAACAACTCAACGTGCCTCAACATCGCTGTGATCTCCTCCACGTTAGATCCACACGGGACGGTTAGATCCACGCGCCGCGCGAGGATCGTCGGAGTCGCGTTGGAGCTTTACTATAGCAAAATCTCGAAAATGCCACGCGAATCTAAGCTTAATTTCTGTGAATCGTGTGAGAAATGGGCGGGGCAAAACGGAGAAACGGAGCAATCTTCACGGGCTGTGATTCCGACTTTGAGCGATGATTCGtggagagaggaagagaatgttGCTATTGGAGGAAGATCTGAGAGAGATAGTGGAAGGATTCCATTGCCATGGGAGCTTCTCCAACCGATTTTGAGGATCTTAGGGCATTGTCTCCTTGGGCTCAAAATGGAAGATAGGGAGTTATCTGAGGCGGCGAATAAAGCTTGTCAGAGTTTGTATCTCCGATCTCTGCATGATATAAATCCGAAGGCGATTTTGGCTACCGGAAGTCTTCTTCGGCTCCGTGAGATGGCTCTTGATCCCAAGAATCAAATCGATCACACTGAGCTATCAAACGACACCGTTCTCTCCGTTTGA
- a CDS encoding Glyceraldehyde-3-phosphate dehydrogenase-like family protein (Glyceraldehyde-3-phosphate dehydrogenase-like family protein; FUNCTIONS IN: homoserine dehydrogenase activity; INVOLVED IN: cellular amino acid biosynthetic process, aspartate family amino acid biosynthetic process, cellular amino acid metabolic process; LOCATED IN: cellular_component unknown; EXPRESSED IN: 22 plant structures; EXPRESSED DURING: 13 growth stages; CONTAINS InterPro DOMAIN/s: Homoserine dehydrogenase, short (InterPro:IPR022697), Homoserine dehydrogenase, catalytic (InterPro:IPR001342), Homoserine dehydrogenase, conserved site (InterPro:IPR019811); BEST Arabidopsis thaliana protein match is: aspartate kinase-homoserine dehydrogenase i (TAIR:AT1G31230.1); Has 7499 Blast hits to 7499 proteins in 2310 species: Archae - 181; Bacteria - 5347; Metazoa - 3; Fungi - 160; Plants - 133; Viruses - 0; Other Eukaryotes - 1675 (source: NCBI BLink).), whose amino-acid sequence MKKIPVLLMGCGGVGRHLLQHIVSCRSLHAKMGVHIRVIGVCDSKSLVAPMDVLKEELNDELLSEVCLIKSTGSALSKLGALGGYRVVHDSELSTETEEIAKLLGKSTGLAVVDCSASMETIEILMKAVDLGCCIVLANKKPVTSTLEHYDKLALHPRFIRHESTVGAGLPVIASLNRIISSGDPVHRIVGSLSGTLGYVMSELEDGKPLSQVVQAAKKLGYTEPDPRDDLGGMDVARKGLILARLLGKRIIMDSIKIESLYPEEMGPGLMSVDDFLHNGIVKLDQNIEERVKKASSKGCVLRYVCVIEGSSVQVGIREVSKDSPLGRLRGSDNIVEIYSRCYKEQPLVIQGAGAGNDTTAAGVLADIIDLQDLFH is encoded by the exons atgaagaagatccCGGTGCTTCTCATGGGCTGCGGAGGCGTTGGCCGCCACCTTCTTCAACACATCGTCTCTTGCCGATCGCTTCACGCCAAAATG GGAGTTCATATACGGGTGATTGGAGTATGTGATAGTAAATCCTTAGTTGCTCCAATGGATGTGCTCAAAGAGGAACTGAATGATGAACTCTTGTCAGAAGTTTGCCTTATCAAATCAACTGGTTCTGCATTATCGAAGTTGGGTGCTTTGG GTGGATATCGAGTCGTCCATGATTCCGAGTTAAGCACGGAAACAGAAGAGATTGCAAAACTTCTTGGTAAATCTACAG GCTTAGCTGTGGTGGATTGCTCAGCCAGCATGGAGACGATTGAAATATTGATGAAGGCAGTTGACTTGGGTTGCTGTATTGTCCTGGCAAATAAGAAGCCTGTTACTTCAACGCTG GAACATTACGACAAATTGGCTTTGCATCCGCGATTCATCCGCCATGAATCTACT gTTGGTGCTGGTCTTCCTGTCATCGCATCCTTGAACCGCATAATTTCGTCTGGAGATCCTGTTCATAGGATTGTCGGTAGTTTGAGCG GTACCTTGGGATATGTAATGAGTGAGCTTGAAGATGGCAAGCCTCTAAGCCAAGTTGTTCAAGCTGCCAAAAAGCTGGGGTACACTGAACCAG ATCCACGTGACGACCTCGGTGGCATGGATGTTGCTAGAAAG GGTTTGATTCTTGCTCGACTTCTTGGGAAGAGGATAATTATGGACAGCATTAAG ATAGAGAGCTTGTATCCAGAAGAGATGGGACCTGGACTCATGTCTGTGGATGATTTCCTCCATAATGGAATAGTAAAACTTGATCAGAATATAGAGGAGAGAGTTAAAAAAGCTTCATCAAAAGGGTGTGTGCTTCGTTATGTCTGTGTGATTGAGGGTTCAAG CGTTCAAGTTGGCATTCGAGAAGTTTCAAAAGATTCACCATTGGGACGGCTAAGAGGCAGTGACAATATA GTAGAGATATATAGCCGTTGCTACAAGGAGCAGCCTTTGGTGATTCAAGGTGCCGGAGCCGGGAACGACACAACTGCAGCCGGTGTTCTTGCAGACATCATCGACTTGCAGGATCTTTTTCACTGA
- a CDS encoding Glyceraldehyde-3-phosphate dehydrogenase-like family protein (Glyceraldehyde-3-phosphate dehydrogenase-like family protein; FUNCTIONS IN: homoserine dehydrogenase activity; INVOLVED IN: cellular amino acid biosynthetic process, aspartate family amino acid biosynthetic process, cellular amino acid metabolic process; LOCATED IN: cellular_component unknown; EXPRESSED IN: 22 plant structures; EXPRESSED DURING: 13 growth stages; CONTAINS InterPro DOMAIN/s: Homoserine dehydrogenase, catalytic (InterPro:IPR001342), Homoserine dehydrogenase, conserved site (InterPro:IPR019811); BEST Arabidopsis thaliana protein match is: aspartate kinase-homoserine dehydrogenase i (TAIR:AT1G31230.1); Has 7510 Blast hits to 7510 proteins in 2318 species: Archae - 181; Bacteria - 5355; Metazoa - 3; Fungi - 163; Plants - 133; Viruses - 0; Other Eukaryotes - 1675 (source: NCBI BLink).): MKKIPVLLMGCGGVGRHLLQHIVSCRSLHAKMGVHIRVIGVCDSKSLVAPMDVLKEELNDELLSEVCLIKSTGSALSKLGALEKGGYRVVHDSELSTETEEIAKLLGKSTGLAVVDCSASMETIEILMKAVDLGCCIVLANKKPVTSTLEHYDKLALHPRFIRHESTVGAGLPVIASLNRIISSGDPVHRIVGSLSGTLGYVMSELEDGKPLSQVVQAAKKLGYTEPDPRDDLGGMDVARKGLILARLLGKRIIMDSIKIESLYPEEMGPGLMSVDDFLHNGIVKLDQNIEERVKKASSKGCVLRYVCVIEGSSVQVGIREVSKDSPLGRLRGSDNIVEIYSRCYKEQPLVIQGAGAGNDTTAAGVLADIIDLQDLFH, encoded by the exons atgaagaagatccCGGTGCTTCTCATGGGCTGCGGAGGCGTTGGCCGCCACCTTCTTCAACACATCGTCTCTTGCCGATCGCTTCACGCCAAAATG GGAGTTCATATACGGGTGATTGGAGTATGTGATAGTAAATCCTTAGTTGCTCCAATGGATGTGCTCAAAGAGGAACTGAATGATGAACTCTTGTCAGAAGTTTGCCTTATCAAATCAACTGGTTCTGCATTATCGAAGTTGGGTGCTTTGG AAAAAGGTGGATATCGAGTCGTCCATGATTCCGAGTTAAGCACGGAAACAGAAGAGATTGCAAAACTTCTTGGTAAATCTACAG GCTTAGCTGTGGTGGATTGCTCAGCCAGCATGGAGACGATTGAAATATTGATGAAGGCAGTTGACTTGGGTTGCTGTATTGTCCTGGCAAATAAGAAGCCTGTTACTTCAACGCTG GAACATTACGACAAATTGGCTTTGCATCCGCGATTCATCCGCCATGAATCTACT gTTGGTGCTGGTCTTCCTGTCATCGCATCCTTGAACCGCATAATTTCGTCTGGAGATCCTGTTCATAGGATTGTCGGTAGTTTGAGCG GTACCTTGGGATATGTAATGAGTGAGCTTGAAGATGGCAAGCCTCTAAGCCAAGTTGTTCAAGCTGCCAAAAAGCTGGGGTACACTGAACCAG ATCCACGTGACGACCTCGGTGGCATGGATGTTGCTAGAAAG GGTTTGATTCTTGCTCGACTTCTTGGGAAGAGGATAATTATGGACAGCATTAAG ATAGAGAGCTTGTATCCAGAAGAGATGGGACCTGGACTCATGTCTGTGGATGATTTCCTCCATAATGGAATAGTAAAACTTGATCAGAATATAGAGGAGAGAGTTAAAAAAGCTTCATCAAAAGGGTGTGTGCTTCGTTATGTCTGTGTGATTGAGGGTTCAAG CGTTCAAGTTGGCATTCGAGAAGTTTCAAAAGATTCACCATTGGGACGGCTAAGAGGCAGTGACAATATA GTAGAGATATATAGCCGTTGCTACAAGGAGCAGCCTTTGGTGATTCAAGGTGCCGGAGCCGGGAACGACACAACTGCAGCCGGTGTTCTTGCAGACATCATCGACTTGCAGGATCTTTTTCACTGA
- a CDS encoding Glyceraldehyde-3-phosphate dehydrogenase-like family protein (Glyceraldehyde-3-phosphate dehydrogenase-like family protein; FUNCTIONS IN: homoserine dehydrogenase activity; INVOLVED IN: cellular amino acid biosynthetic process, aspartate family amino acid biosynthetic process, cellular amino acid metabolic process; LOCATED IN: cellular_component unknown; EXPRESSED IN: 22 plant structures; EXPRESSED DURING: 13 growth stages; CONTAINS InterPro DOMAIN/s: Homoserine dehydrogenase, short (InterPro:IPR022697), Homoserine dehydrogenase, catalytic (InterPro:IPR001342), Homoserine dehydrogenase, conserved site (InterPro:IPR019811); BEST Arabidopsis thaliana protein match is: aspartate kinase-homoserine dehydrogenase i (TAIR:AT1G31230.1); Has 7513 Blast hits to 7513 proteins in 2318 species: Archae - 181; Bacteria - 5355; Metazoa - 3; Fungi - 163; Plants - 133; Viruses - 0; Other Eukaryotes - 1678 (source: NCBI BLink).): protein MKKIPVLLMGCGGVGRHLLQHIVSCRSLHAKMGVHIRVIGVCDSKSLVAPMDVLKEELNDELLSEVCLIKSTGSALSKLGALEKGGYRVVHDSELSTETEEIAKLLGKSTGLAVVDCSASMETIEILMKAVDLGCCIVLANKKPVTSTLEHYDKLALHPRFIRHESTVGAGLPVIASLNRIISSGDPVHRIVGSLSGTLGYVMSELEDGKPLSQVVQAAKKLGYTEPDPRDDLGGMDVARKGLILARLLGKRIIMDSIKIESLYPEEMGPGLMSVDDFLHNGIVKLDQNIEERVKKASSKGCVLRYVCVIEGSSVQVGIREVSKDSPLGRLRGSDNIVKIYSRCYKEQPLVIQGAGAGNDTTAAGVLADIIDLQDLFH from the exons atgaagaagatccCGGTGCTTCTCATGGGCTGCGGAGGCGTTGGCCGCCACCTTCTTCAACACATCGTCTCTTGCCGATCGCTTCACGCCAAAATG GGAGTTCATATACGGGTGATTGGAGTATGTGATAGTAAATCCTTAGTTGCTCCAATGGATGTGCTCAAAGAGGAACTGAATGATGAACTCTTGTCAGAAGTTTGCCTTATCAAATCAACTGGTTCTGCATTATCGAAGTTGGGTGCTTTGG AAAAAGGTGGATATCGAGTCGTCCATGATTCCGAGTTAAGCACGGAAACAGAAGAGATTGCAAAACTTCTTGGTAAATCTACAG GCTTAGCTGTGGTGGATTGCTCAGCCAGCATGGAGACGATTGAAATATTGATGAAGGCAGTTGACTTGGGTTGCTGTATTGTCCTGGCAAATAAGAAGCCTGTTACTTCAACGCTG GAACATTACGACAAATTGGCTTTGCATCCGCGATTCATCCGCCATGAATCTACT gTTGGTGCTGGTCTTCCTGTCATCGCATCCTTGAACCGCATAATTTCGTCTGGAGATCCTGTTCATAGGATTGTCGGTAGTTTGAGCG GTACCTTGGGATATGTAATGAGTGAGCTTGAAGATGGCAAGCCTCTAAGCCAAGTTGTTCAAGCTGCCAAAAAGCTGGGGTACACTGAACCAG ATCCACGTGACGACCTCGGTGGCATGGATGTTGCTAGAAAG GGTTTGATTCTTGCTCGACTTCTTGGGAAGAGGATAATTATGGACAGCATTAAG ATAGAGAGCTTGTATCCAGAAGAGATGGGACCTGGACTCATGTCTGTGGATGATTTCCTCCATAATGGAATAGTAAAACTTGATCAGAATATAGAGGAGAGAGTTAAAAAAGCTTCATCAAAAGGGTGTGTGCTTCGTTATGTCTGTGTGATTGAGGGTTCAAG CGTTCAAGTTGGCATTCGAGAAGTTTCAAAAGATTCACCATTGGGACGGCTAAGAGGCAGTGACAATATAGTAA AGATATATAGCCGTTGCTACAAGGAGCAGCCTTTGGTGATTCAAGGTGCCGGAGCCGGGAACGACACAACTGCAGCCGGTGTTCTTGCAGACATCATCGACTTGCAGGATCTTTTTCACTGA